The Anaerotignum propionicum DSM 1682 sequence GTTTTTCCTCAAGGAAAGGCTGAATGCATAAATCGTCCCGTAGTGGTTGGTTTTGGCCCAGGGGGGATGTTCGCCGCCTTGCTTTTGGCAGAAATGGGCTTGAAGCCTATTATCTTAGAGCGTGGGGGAGATGTGGAAAGCCGTAAAAAAGCCATTTCTCTTTTTTGGGAAGAAGGGAAGCTTAATTCTGAGAATAACGTACAGTTCGGTGAGGGGGGTGCGGGTACTTTCTCAGATGGAAAGTTGACCACTCGCATTAAGGACCCTCGTTGCCGTAAGGTTTTAGAGGAATTTGTGGCGGCAGGAGCACCGGAGGATATTTTATATGATGCAAAGCCCCATATCGGAACTGATTTATTGCAAAGTGTTGTACAGAGGATTCGAGAAAAGATTCTTTCTCTTGGGGGAGAGGTTCGTTTTTTTGCCAAGGTTTCGGACATTTTGGTTGAAGGCGGACAAGTTGAGGGAGTTGTACTCTCAGATGGAGAAACCATTCAGAGCAACGATGTGGTTTTGGCCATTGGCCATAGTGCAAGGGATACCTTTGAAATGTTATATCAAAAAGGTGCCATGTTAGAGCAAAAGCCCTTTGCCATGGGCGTAAGAATTGAGCATCCCCAAAGGATGATAGATATTGCCCAGTATGGGGAAGGGGATAAGGAACTACCTCCGGCTGACTATCGCTTGACCTATACCACGAAAAAAGGCAGAGGTGTTTACACCTTTTGTATGTGCCCCGGTGGATATGTGGTGGCGGCGGCAAGCGAAGAAGGAAGATTGGCGATTAACGGCATGAGTGAACATGCCAGAGACGGAGAAAATGCCAATTCCGCACTTTTGGTGCAGGTATTCCCCAAGGATTTTGGCTCCGATCATCCTTTGGGGGGAATGTATTTTCAACGGGATTTGGAGGAAAAAGCCTTCGCTTTGGGTGGAGGGAATTATACTGCACCTATACAACGGGTAGGGGCATTTCTTGGTAAATCCAAGGAGGGCTCAACGGTTTCTCCCAGCTATCGTCCAAATACAAAGGAATGCAATTTAGCAGAAATTTTCCCCGACTTTATGACGGAAGCCATGAAAGAAGCTATCCCTGAAATGGGTAAAAGATTAAAGGGATTTGACAGAGAAGATGCAGTATTGACTGCGGTGGAAAGC is a genomic window containing:
- a CDS encoding NAD(P)/FAD-dependent oxidoreductase — protein: MIRITDLKLPVNGGEEQLKKRAARALGIPFEGVISIKIFRRSLDARKKDQIHYVLVVDVEVANEKKVLAKVTGKNISVTPDLSYVFPQGKAECINRPVVVGFGPGGMFAALLLAEMGLKPIILERGGDVESRKKAISLFWEEGKLNSENNVQFGEGGAGTFSDGKLTTRIKDPRCRKVLEEFVAAGAPEDILYDAKPHIGTDLLQSVVQRIREKILSLGGEVRFFAKVSDILVEGGQVEGVVLSDGETIQSNDVVLAIGHSARDTFEMLYQKGAMLEQKPFAMGVRIEHPQRMIDIAQYGEGDKELPPADYRLTYTTKKGRGVYTFCMCPGGYVVAAASEEGRLAINGMSEHARDGENANSALLVQVFPKDFGSDHPLGGMYFQRDLEEKAFALGGGNYTAPIQRVGAFLGKSKEGSTVSPSYRPNTKECNLAEIFPDFMTEAMKEAIPEMGKRLKGFDREDAVLTAVESRSSSPVRILRGDDGTSPWAKGLYPTGEGAGYAGGIISAAVDGILAAEKIFSKNLV